Part of the Triticum urartu cultivar G1812 chromosome 2, Tu2.1, whole genome shotgun sequence genome, ATTATACTAGCAAGTATTCCTTCATAATTATATAAAATGCCTTTTGAATGTTTTGTTTCTTCTAATGTATGGTTTTCATTGGCCTCCTTCTTCTTCGTGATCCCTCTTTCTTCATCAtttaaaaaattaaaaatcaCCCGCTCATCTTAAAGAGAATGTATTTGTTTCTCATTTTGCTCCTCCTTCATTGTGCTCCCCTTCTCCGTAGCCCCATTCCACAACCTAGTTTTGCATTGCTAATTACCTCTCTAAAACCCCAACTGATGGTCTAAGAAAAGACCCACTACTACTCCTAGTAACTAGTTTAGGTAGTAGTTGTGGCCACAAACTCGGTACTTCGGTAGTGCTAGATGGAAAAACTCGGAAGTACCAAGGCAATGAAAAACTGACAAGTTGAGTGGCAATAGTGCAATACATGAGGATTTTGGTTGAGGATCTTATCTTTGGGTTCAAGCACCCCTCATTATTGTACAAAATGTCCTGAACTCAAATATAAATCTTGGCTTAACCAAAAGActataaagtactccctccgttcctaaatataagtccttGTAGAGATTTTACTATGGACCACATACGGAGCAGGTGGGCAACCACTTGAAGGAACAAAAAGTAGGTGATGTTGCCACTCAAATATGAGAACTGATTTTCTACaataaatttgaaaaaatattggTACATAATTGGTTTGTTAATTTAGTTAATTACCAAAACCGAATAGAGGTTCATAAGATGCACTCTTGGTTTTTCAATAGTGGATAATATATAAAAAGTCACGAAGGTATCAGTTAGAACTGACATTTGCAACAACGTCAATATATCAAGGATGCATATAATCAAATATTTAGAAACTAAAAGAGAAAAAGCAACGGTGATTTGCAACAAGTAGCAACACCGACCATCCCTTGACGCACATGGATGCAAGAATGATTCTCCAAAAGCAGCACCTTCATGAAATAAACAACGCACAAGCGCTGCCTGTTGCCGAATCCAACCACTTAAAGTTGGATCATAAATTAAAGATCACGTGCGAGCAACATCCAGCCAATGCCTTGAACAAGGGAATAATGTGACACCGTCGTTGCTAATAAACCAATTAAGGCCAAACATAGGTGTTTCATCACAAAGCTCGAGACTAGACACTCAAGAAAGCACCACCAAACACAAAGTCACATGTGTTGTCGCTTTCACTTTCTAATCCAAAAATGATGATGCCGGCGTGCACGACTTTGACGTGGACATTACCAACAAGAGTGGCTTGTGGAGCAAAGGGCACCCAAGTAGCAAATGGGACACTGATCACATATCGTTTAACAAGAGAGGAAGGTCAATAGCACAGCCAACATCCCACATTGGGGATGCTTTGATAGCCTCGCACCCCTATCACAAGTGATAGCAAATATAGATCTAGGAATGACCATTGGCCTAAGGCGGATCAACCACATGGGCCACTTCGCCACAACAACGCCTCACACTACCACGATCTGCCACCGGCAGCTCCGCTAGCACCGCAAAAACAACTCGCATGGACACAAGATAGTCGGATTGAGCCACGAGAAGTCGCGGGGCTCCACACACGAGGCCAAATGAGACCCGCCATGCCATGCCGCTAATTTCTACTAACATCCACTGTTTCCACTTGGGCACCTCCACTGAGAGGATCCCACCGTCCTCTTCACCGGCAGCAACCTCCAAAGGCAGCATATGAGAGGGGAGAGATGATgatgtgtgtgggggggggggggggggggggggggctagggCTTGCCCCTGGAGGGGGCGACACTAGGACGCCGGATCAACACTTATCCATGTGTTAACATAACAAAAAAAAGCACACTAGTGTTTTTCCTTTTGATATGTTTCAAACTTTCAATAATACTATGAACCAAACTAGCGTTGTTACCTCTGACTCTAACTAACAAACATGTTATAACCCAACAAACCAAACACCTAACATTTTCTTGATTTTCTTGCTTTCCAACCTGGCGTAGTGACATTACCGAAAAAGGGTTTCCTCCCACTTTGTATTCCAAAGCAAACCATCATTGTACACATCGCAATGCTGGGGCGAGCAGCACATCACGcccaaaagaaaaagaagaagaaacaaATGCCAACAGCGGCAGCTCGACAAAGCGCGGAAGACCCGCGACCACTGCACCCTCCGGAAACAAATCACCACAGCCTGAAGCTCCGATCTACCGCGTACCAAGCAGCACCTCCAAGAAGGGATGCGACGCCAACGACACTGCTGCCCGGACAAGTCCTAGGGTTTCCCACAGTACGCGGAGGGAGGTGGGGGATGGCTACTACCGACACCCTCCAAGAAGGAATAGTGGCACCCGCCGGTGTCACCGCATCGGAGCCGGATGAACCGGCAAGGATTTCTCCTGCACTCCAAACCCCACCGTCCAGCCGGAGCCGACCAACCAAACCACAGCCCAACACCATGCGCCATCACGGTTGCGCCGCCACCCACGTCGTCTCACTGCGAGCACCAACACGAGGCCAAGAGGACCGGAGAGAAGAACCAAGCGATGGGAGCAGCATCACCAAGGCCGAGCGGGAGGGAACCACCTCCACCGCCGTCGTGCCGTCGCGGTAGCCGACTGGACATGGCAGCGGGGCATACCAGACCACCCCTAGCCCGGCCAGGCCCGCTAAACCCCGCCGGCCACGCTGCAGCAGGCTGGCGTCGGCGCCGCCAGCACCCCGCCGTTCATCGCCGCTCCCCCACCTCCCGGGAGTCACGCCGCAGACCCGTCCcgggcccagatctgggccgagAGCCGCCGCCAGGCCGCACCGCTGTGCCACCCCGCCGCCAACGACGGCGCCACCGCCCAGCCGCCTGCCCACGCGGTGCCGGGGAACCCTGCCGCCAGCCAGACCGCTGCTGCCTAGGAGCACCCCTCGGTGCAGCTCCGCCCCATGCCGGAGAGCCACCGGGAGGGAAGGTCAGGGGGCCGCTGCCACCAGCGTCCCCGGGGCCAGGCCGGCCACAGGTGCCAGCGATGGTGGcggggaggaaggggagaggggggctggaggaggaggaggtcgcgcGCGGCCGGTCGCCCGCCGGGGCGACGCGGTCGCGAGAGGAGAGGGAGGGTTCCTGATACTTTTCACATTAAGAAGATGAAGACGTCGCGTAGTGACATTCAACCAACAAAGAAACATGCTGCTAACTCCAGAGCGCCATTCGTGGAACCCACTTAAGCAAAACAACATAAAGGATAATCAGTAGGGTACAGTACTCGAAGAAGAACACTGCGAATCTCCCATGAACAAACACGTACGTGATCCCTAAGCATGCCTAAACAAGTTCATATACACAACTACATCAACTGTGGCCTACAGTATAAGTATGTCCAGAGTCTGAAACACTCCCAAGGCACCTTTCCTCAGCTGGCATTTTGTGCCTGGTCCTGCTCAATGAAGTCCAGCGCTTGCTCCTTGGATACCACGTCGATGTAGCTCACTCTGCTCTTGTGCGCCACACCGTATATCTTATCCGCAACTTTCAGAATCTCTGGCCTGAATGTGGTTGCGATGAACTGGGTGTCCGCCATGTCAGCCAGACGTCGCACCACATCTACAGCAACACTTAAGGAAAACATCAATAAGCTTCCTCCGAACGCGATGAACATTTGAACAAATATTACAGAGACTTGGTTAGAAAAACAGGCACATCAAGATTCTTCTATGGTGATGATAAACAGTCAAgccaaagaaaaaaaattaaGGATACTGCCGACGGCTGTTCTGTACTGAGAATCCAGAGCGGCGTCGATCTCGTCAAAGAGGTAGAACGGAGCCGGATCACATCGTTGGATGGCAAAGATCAGTGTCAATGCCACCACTGTCTTCTGTCCCCCGGACAACTGTTTCATGGACTGAGTGTCTCCCTTGCCAGTGAAGGAAACCTGAAACGTGATTGAGCACGATCATCCAAACAGGGCGCGATCACCATAATAATTCAGGAATAGCATCACAACATCATCTGGATTTTTATGATGGGGTTAGAATATATTTCATGAATGCATAGAAGACCTCTGCAAAGAACACATGCCTTGACTTTCACGCCAATGTATCTGTCGATTCTCCCTTTAGGATCTGCTTCACGAGGCCCGTCCTCATCATTGTCATCGTCCTCGGCATCACCATCCTACAAAAATCGAGGGGAGTTAGGAAGTCTGAGAATATAATTTATCTTTCAAACACACATGTGAAATAACAAAAATCAGAGTGTTCAGAGAAACCCCAAAAGATTAAGAAGATTCTTCTTATAAAGAAGTATACGTAATGGATAAGAAGCCAAAAGTGCAAGAAATAGAACAAAGGTTGGTGGGCAAACAAAGGAAAAGAAACCTTTTTCTTCATCATAACCAAGGCTCCATGGCCACCTTGCACTAATTCAGAGAACACTTCGCGGAAGTGCCTTGCAACTCCTTTAAATGTGCGTTCGATCAATTCATCCTTTTTTTGGTCTAAAAGCGATATCAAGTCTCGAATTTTCTGCCATTCCAAGCAGCAGATTTTATGAGATTACAGGCTTAGGATGATCATAATGGAAACAGGTTTTACTGATCAAAAAGCTTACCTTGTCACCAAGGGCAAGTTCATCCCGTCTTCTCCGCAGTTGATCGCGTTGTTCATTGAAGTTCACATACTGGTCAAGAGCCTTTTGGTTGACATGACTAAATTGCTTCAACTGCTCATTGCGGTCATGAAGCAGCTTCTGCAGCAGCAGCCTATCTTTTCCCTTGTACCTATATTTTTGCCAGGAAAAAAGATGAGCTAACACGGTATCATCGCACCGCCTTATTTATGTGCTGATAATCACTAGTACATGATAATGAACCATACGAAAAAAAGGGCTCCACATTGTGCAACTGACTCAGCAAGTTTAGCAGCTTAAGAAAAATGGAAACATACTTTTCAAAAGCATCAGCGGGCAACGAGCCCAAATCTCGCATCTTTTTCATACACTCTGCTTGCTTGGCCAGATGCATTCTCCTTCTGTTCATCAACTGTTCCAAGTCGTTCGCTGCATCTTGCACAGTCTGCTCCAAATTAGCTTGAACCACCTGTGTTTCATATGTACACGTTATATAACAAGTCAACATTATACAAATTAAAACCCCGGAAAACAATCTTTCTGTATAAGTTACCTTCAGATCATCCCTTTGTTTTTTCAGTTGCTCCATCTTTCCCATAAAGTCATTAATTGCATCAATATTAGCTGCCCAAATTAAATATCATTTAAGGGTTAAGGCGCATCTCCATCTAGTAAAACACAAAAGTGGAAGAAAAGTCAACCGATGCTGATATACCCTGCAGAAGTGTAGTCAACTCATCAAGATTGCTCTTCGACTGTTTCAGCTGTTGCTCTTTTGATTTGACTTCAAGAGACAAGGCTTCAGAATCTGCAGATGAAATTATCGCTTCCAGCTCTTCTTGACGCCTCGTCAGATTAGTTGATAAATTGGTCTCCAGTTCTTCTTTTCTTGTTTCAATCTGTATTACATAATAATTTTCACTTTTGTTAGAGCTAATAGACTTCTGCTTCTGTACAAGCATGGTTACAAAGCTTCATTAGACAACCTCAATGCGATTGTTTTTACACAAGAGAAACTTCTCCTTCAATGCAGCAATTTCAGGATTCAATCGCGAAAGGAGATCTCTTTCTTCTGATGTTAGCTGGTCAATCAGTTCTGTTCCCATCTCATTATTTTTCGTTGCAATGCCAGATTGGATTTGCTCAATTTGGTTGCGGATGTTGTCGAGTGATTTTTCCTGCAAGGTAGAAACTATAAGGCTAAGGCTACATTCCAGACACAATTACAGCAGGAGTAAATAAGGATTCACATATGTAAGGACATCTAGACCAATACTAATAATACTCCTTAACAAAAAAAGAAGGGGAGTCTACCATCAGCAATGAAGAAACAAAGTAGAACTGATTAAGTACCTTCTTTCCAAGGGCTTTCTCAAGTAATCCTTTTTGCTTCATTGCCCTGGTAATATCATCCTTAAACTGTTCCAACTCCGACTTGGCATGATCACGTTCGGCATCCACTTGTTGATGTTTGGTAACTAAATCCATGATTTTTCTATGTATATGTATGGGAAGTTAAGAAAGAGAACTCGTGGATGTATAAGAGTTTTCTTGCAGATAAACAGTAAACATCTGGAGAACTTATCAAATTTTCTTCACACATTCAAATTATTTTGGACATGGAGCCAACAAAATAGAAGCAACCAACATGAAGTTTATTTTGGACATGGAGCAAACAAAATAGAAGCAAGCAACATGAAGTCGTAAGTTTCAGTAAACTGTGGTGTACTGGTAACTGAGTACGCACACatccatatgctttgatcaagtGTAAGGCGGCACAAACATCAGATCATTCTGCAATAGTGGTTAAACCTATGTAGGGTTCATACTTATTTCTATGTAAATAGTGACAATGAGCTCCAATGCAAGCAACGAATCTCAGATTAAAATGTGGAATGAAAAACCTGAACTATTTTGCCCGCCAGGCCTGCGGTAAGAAGCACTAGCAGATGTATATTTAGCTGCAGCGGACGTACTACAAGGAAAGAACATGTAGTCTTTGCACTAGACTCTTGCAGGAGAAATAGGAATATCATTAAACCAAAGCAGGATATCTTGCAGCTCTTTTCCCAGATTATGCAGATGCACTGTCTTTTCCTGGATTGTTGTTTTATTGTCCCTAATTATTTTTACATACTTCAATCTTGAGCGCCTATAGTCAAAGAAACCTCCTGTCATACCACCATCACTTGAAACTTGATCACCTGAGAATAATCGGAGTGTCGATTTATGTGTTAACAATAATATCATTACAAGGACAAGTCAAGAGGAAGAGTTTAGAGCTACCATCAAGTGTGATGCAATCTAGATCATTGCTGCGTGCAACCCTGGTCGCAGTTTCCAGGTCCCGGCATATAACTGTCCTACCAAAAATCTGACAGAAGTTTCAAAGTTGGCTAAAAATGGATTGTATGAAGGTGAAAAGAAGTGCAACTTTGAAATAATAAGTTACCAAAAAATCTAGCCTAGGTGATTGTAGGAGTGAAGCTACTTAATATGGATGAGGATGGGTCACTGGTAAGCATGTAGAAATGCCATAACCACCCTAAAAAAGTGCTCTAAAAGGTAAACATGCACAAATGGAAACATGGGAATGAAGAGACCAATATTTCGAAGCAACACAAGACCTTATTATATAGTTTTTAATAAGACTCCAACTGACACCCTTGGGTGCCATGgaagcaccccccccccccttccagTAATGCAAAATAATTTTTACTATGTACTTAACACTAGTTATCTGACAAGTTAATGCTATTTTAGGACTATTTGTTGAGATTATGATGATGTTTAGACCAAATTATAGTATCTATAGTGTAAATTTTCAATATCAAGGACATGCAAGACATCACCGAACAAGGATATTCATATACAACTATTAGATAATTTGACATGGCACTTGTAACTCGAGAGATTTTTTTGGGTGCCAAGACACCAAGCAAACAAAGGCAAGATGGATACACGAGATGACAATAAAAAGGAGGCATTCAACGCAAACTAAGGGTAAAATTGACCAGAATAGTAGAGCCTGAACTAAATTAACCATGATAGCCCAATAAAAGATGTATTGGAAGGAGAAAATAACAGAAAAAACTTGAATCACCAGTTCAAAAGCGGGGCGATGCTCGGCACGGTACTTTAACCTCTTCAACAGTGGAACAAAATCAGAACTTTGTGGAATATTGACGCGCGGAGCATACACTCTGTTCAGTGGTATGAAAGTCACCCGTCCATCTCTATCTTCCTCTTTGTCTGATGAAGGTCCATCTTTACCTTTCCTCCATATATCAATTATATCCGTTGATATGTCGTCATTTGCAACCACCACATGGAACAAGCTAATTCACATCAGTAAAGAGTAGGTTATTCAACAGTAAATGGTGAAATGGAGGGAAAGGGATTCAAGATAAGAGGGCAGTTGAGGACCTATTTCCAGCAGCGACCTCAACAGCTGTAAAAAACTTCTCTTCGCAGTCAATTAGTTCTATTACTGGAccaaaaactcctttcaaaccaCGTTCCCTGACTATTTTGCTAGCGTAATTCAGGCCTCTCCTGGTATCCTGTGGAAGAAAACAAAATTAGCACCATGCAAAAATAGCTTTTAAGCGGTCCTTGCAGAGAACAATTAGCAATGCTACAGTATATGCCAAAAGAGGTGATCCGTAACTTAAAATCCGAAGATACTAAACGCAAATTGCAAAACAAAATCAGGTTTTTTCTGTACTATATATTGCAGAATCTGTGTACGTCTGTTCTTACTAGGGGTGCAAGAGGCATTCCTCTTCGTCCCGCTGAACTTACCAATTAGCTCATAATTTTCTGATCACTTGCCTAAAATTAACACTACATTGTATTATGGTATTGTCCACCGGCCCGACTGCTTGCGTTCCTAGGAGAGTATTTTTGATTTCTTATTCAACAATTGGAGGTTGTTTATATGTTCCTGACTAGCATGAACCAGCATCAGTAAGAATGCCTCACTAGAGTGAACACACATCAGTATATCGCATTCTCAAGAATCAGGCTAACCAGCAGCAACATTATAAAATAAAAATCATTGAAATTTTGTAGTTGAAACAACCAAGCAATGCACAATCAAACTAGAGAATATAATTTTTTTTCAGTTATAATACGGCATCCTGTCCTGGAATCATTTATAGATGTGTATACATGATATGCAATATGCAAGTACGTACATAGGAATAATAATAGAAACCCTTGGAAAGTAATACATCAGAACCACTAATTAATACGTATTAATTAACAAAAAATATGTACAAAATGATACATTTGGCATACCCTGGGTGTGGCATAGTCAAGACTCTTCTGTgccttcacaatatcttcctttAGCCTATCGATTTCAGCTGTTACGCTATTTTCCTGCTTCCACAATGATCTGTGACATTTACTTTCTACTTAGTATATAAAGTCTAAAGCAACACATCTTCAATCAAATCACAAAGTTGTAGATGTTAAGAAATGTGCGCacttcctttcatcttgaagtgCATCTTTCTGCTGCATAAAGTCATTATAATCCTTTTGTCTGTTTGCAAGAGCAGACTCTAACTTGCCGGATTCACTTCTCCGAGACTCGATGTAGTTCGTCAAGCTATTAATTTCACCTGTAAGTTTCTGAATCTCTTCTTCGAGTAAGCTTTCCTGTCATAACAGAAAATCCAATTGATGAGTAGAGTAGCACATCAAAACAAAGGTCCAGAATGAAACTTGAAGCATCAAACAGGTCACTGGTTCAGTACCTGCTTTTTATTTGATGAAAGTACACGCTCGAGATCATGAATTTCTTTCTGAAGCCACTTATCTCTGGCAGCCTCATTCTTAAACTGAGTTGCCCTCCCCTGCTTTTGGTACAATACGCTCAGCTGCTTCTCGCGGTCCGTTATGCTATCCCCACAAAGTGTGACGTGTCAAAATGAATATCCATCAACAGGTAAAATTTATCTGTTATGTTTTACCTTTTTGACATCTCCTCCTCTTCCTGCAATTTGGCCTGGTGTGCATTACTAATTTCGGCCAATTCAGAATTTGACCTTTCACTCTCTTTCCTCATACTGTGTAAATCCTTCGCAGCTTCATCCTAACGATCGAATCCTTTTAGTGTGGAAACAAAACAAAATTACTCAAATCCATGAAAATCTAAAAGTGCGGAATACCTTTGCTCGTTTTTCATTTGAAATTCTGTCTTCTATATCTCTCAGATCCAGTTCAATCTGAGTAACTAGCTTTAGTGCTTTAGTACGCTTCTTCTCGGCATCTTCCTTTTGAGACTTGATTTCATCTATCCCTTCTGTACAGACTTCTATTTCTTTATCAAAACTCTTGACCTTCTCACGTACATCTGCCACTTCATCATCCGCATTAGACAACATTTCAGAAAATTTTCTTCGATCATCATCCATCTAACAAGAGACAAATCAAATGAAGTGAGTAGAATAAGCATTACATTATACAACAGGATCGATGTTTTAAATAGGTTGGATCTAGGGTATCTCCTTTTGGAGACAATGCCTTGTGCAATGGCTAAGATCCATGGAGTTAACATTCAAATTGATAGAGCGTGTATTATGGCACAGCATGAGAATGCTTACAAGACTGTGCGGAGAAGCATCTTACACATTTCCAGAAATGCTACTGAAGGAATACAGGTGTTGTTCAACAAAGGAAATGGAGAATATCATCCATTAACAATTGTTTGTCTTCaatatttatttttgtttttgttgtGTCACTTAATTCATAAGTCCACAAAAGTGGGAGCTCATGTTATGTGTCACTATGCTTCATATAGTATTTCTAGTTTTCTAGACTCGAGTTTTCTGAGCATTGATGAGGAGCTCCAACAATTGTGGAAGACAGTCAAACAGTGATACTCAGGTGATCGTTTGAGTGGGAAATGTTAATGATGTGTTCAGCCTTCAATCATTTTGTAATGAGACTATTCAAATTTACCTGACAGAACATAATAATATCCAAGGTGAAACTATGTAACAGAAGGGAAAGACTTACTGAAACTAATTCGTTTTTAGTATCATTCAGTTCATGGTCCAACAGATTATACTCAAGTGATCTTCTTTCTTTGTCCAGCTCCTGGTACTTCACTAGTTCGTCTTTCTCTTCATCAAGTTCTCTCAATCTTTCCTCCAGGTAGTGGACAGTTTGACCAATCTGCTTCCTTTTATGGGCTGTTAATCAAATAATTAATGGACGTCTCAACACATAGAAAAAATATACAGATATTTTTTGGTGATTTAAACTCGCCTGTTTCTTGCAATATTTTCAAGCTCTCCCGACGCCTATCTTCATAAACACGCGTACCACCAATCTCTTTGAGAAGATCCAGTCGTTCAGAATCCTTCATTAGAGTAAGGGATGCAATCTACACATGAAAACTTTGTTAATATCATATTTGGACACATCACAGGAACAATCAGATGAAAACAATATTTACCTTCCCCTGCTGGACAATATAGTATGGATTAGAACGAGAGAAGCCAGCACTCTCCAGCAGGTTCATGACTTCAGTTTTACTGAACATGGTAGCAACAAGTGGGTCTCAGCAAGCGACAAGATACAACACTACTAACCAGTGTATATCATAAGACATACTCCGTCCGAAAAAGCTTgccctcaaatggatgtatctatcaccaagttagtgctagatacatccatttgagggacaaaCTTGGGACAAGCTTTTTCGGACGGAAGGAGTACCTAACATGTTTCCCATCCAGGTAGTATTCATCCTTCTTTGAAGAAACCGTCCTCCGCAGGCGTACCTCT contains:
- the LOC125534076 gene encoding structural maintenance of chromosomes protein 3-like; this translates as MYIKKVVIQGFKSYREETSTDPFSPKVNVVVGANGSGKSNFFHAIRFVLSDMFQNLRSEDRGALLHEGAGHSVISAFVEILFDNSDNRIPVDREEVRLRRTVSSKKDEYYLDGKHVSKTEVMNLLESAGFSRSNPYYIVQQGKIASLTLMKDSERLDLLKEIGGTRVYEDRRRESLKILQETAHKRKQIGQTVHYLEERLRELDEEKDELVKYQELDKERRSLEYNLLDHELNDTKNELVSMDDDRRKFSEMLSNADDEVADVREKVKSFDKEIEVCTEGIDEIKSQKEDAEKKRTKALKLVTQIELDLRDIEDRISNEKRAKDEAAKDLHSMRKESERSNSELAEISNAHQAKLQEEEEMSKSITDREKQLSVLYQKQGRATQFKNEAARDKWLQKEIHDLERVLSSNKKQESLLEEEIQKLTGEINSLTNYIESRRSESGKLESALANRQKDYNDFMQQKDALQDERKSLWKQENSVTAEIDRLKEDIVKAQKSLDYATPRDTRRGLNYASKIVRERGLKGVFGPVIELIDCEEKFFTAVEVAAGNSLFHVVVANDDISTDIIDIWRKDRDGRVTFIPLNRVYAPRVNIPQSSDFVPLLKRLKYRAEHRPAFELIFGRTVICRDLETATRVARSNDLDCITLDGDQVSSDGGMTGGFFDYRRSRLKYVKIIRDNKTTIQEKTVHLHNLGKELQDIHRKIMDLVTKHQQVDAERDHAKSELEQFKDDITRAMKQKGLLEKALGKKEKSLDNIRNQIEQIQSGIATKNNEMGTELIDQLTSEERDLLSRLNPEIAALKEKFLLCKNNRIEIETRKEELETNLSTNLTRRQEELEAIISSADSEALSLEVKSKEQQLKQSKSNLDELTTLLQANIDAINDFMGKMEQLKKQRDDLKVVQANLEQTVQDAANDLEQLMNRRRMHLAKQAECMKKMRDLGSLPADAFEKYKGKDRLLLQKLLHDRNEQLKQFSHVNQKALDQYVNFNEQRDQLRRRRDELALGDKKIRDLISLLDQKKDELIERTFKGVARHFREVFSELVQGGHGALVMMKKKDGDAEDDDNDEDGPREADPKGRIDRYIGVKVKVSFTGKGDTQSMKQLSGGQKTVVALTLIFAIQRCDPAPFYLFDEIDAALDSQYRTAVGNVVRRLADMADTQFIATTFRPEILKVADKIYGVAHKSRVSYIDVVSKEQALDFIEQDQAQNAS